A section of the Papio anubis isolate 15944 chromosome 2, Panubis1.0, whole genome shotgun sequence genome encodes:
- the LOC101020479 gene encoding histone H1x, which yields MSVELEEALPVTTAEGMAKKVTKAGGSAALSPSKKRKNSKKKNQPGKYSQLVVETIRRLGERNGSSLAKIYTEAKKVPWFDQQNGRTYLKYSIKALVQNDTLLQVKGTGANGSFKLNRKKLEGGGERRGAPAAATAPAPTAHKAKKAAPGAAGSRRADKKPARGQKPEQRSHKKGAAAKKDKGGKTKKTAAAGGKKVKKAAKPSVPKVPKGRK from the coding sequence ATGTCTGTGGAGCTCGAGGAGGCCCTGCCGGTGACGACCGCCGAGGGGATGGCCAAGAAGGTGACCAAGGCTGGCGGCTCGGCGGCGTTGTCCCCAtctaagaagaggaagaacagCAAGAAGAAGAATCAGCCGGGCAAGTACAGCCAGCTGGTGGTGGAGACCATCCGCAGGCTGGGCGAACGCAACGGCTCGTCGCTAGCCAAGATCTACACCGAGGCCAAGAAGGTTCCGTGGTTCGATCAGCAGAACGGGCGCACCTACCTCAAGTACTCGATCAAGGCGCTGGTGCAGAACGACACGCTTCTACAGGTGAAGGGCACCGGCGCTAACGGTTCCTTCAAGCTCAACCGCAAGAAGCTGGAGGGCGGCGGGGAGCGGCGCGGAGCCCCGGCGGCCGCCACCGCCCCGGCGCCCACCGCGCACAAAGCGAAGAAGGCGGCTCCAGGCGCTGCCGGCTCCCGTCGCGCAGACAAGAAGCCCGCCAGGGGCCAGAAGCCGGAGCAACGCTCGCACAAGAAGGGCGCTGCCGCCAAGAAGGACAAAGGCGGCAAGACCAAGAAGACGGCGGCCGCCGGGGGCAAGAAGGTGAAGAAGGCGGCCAAGCCCAGCGTCCCCAAAGTGCCCAAGGGCCGCAAGTGA
- the LOC103875917 gene encoding histidine-rich glycoprotein-like has translation MIQLDSLILGLQTHTIHTHSSHPQTPTHTHLPSHMLTIHMHTSHMYTYSQSHAHTRSHHLHLQFTRTPYLLTHNLPSHSHAHTPFTQFTFIHISTHPFTHICTHSHSYLHIYPHTYHSHPQVHTFTHSHLSSSHSRAHKMVTQFTPHTHMLTHSHTIHTHRFIHIHLLRHIIHPFTCSHTRSHRHVPFTLISSPSHTLHTHRFTHTFTCSHSLPSHTHADLHSHLHMYTHTHIRTGSPIHTHSTHLPSHSPTHHSHSPVHMHSPKLTLDHGHTLKHRCSYTHEPMHTDLAIHTQTHPHIPTQLYTYPLSYTFTHRPIDTFKHIHSHILKNTCGHFLTHTQSRCQLQGKTWRQLGSRWRLSLPSPSLSCLVSTLIFWGP, from the coding sequence ATGATCCAGCTTGACAGTCTGATTCTGGGCCTCCAGACACACACCATTCACACCCACAGTTCACACCCACAGACACCTACTCACACACATTTACCCTCACACATGCTCACCATTCACATGCACACTTCACACATGTACACCTACTCACAGTCACATGCTCACACACGCTCACACCATTTACACTTACAGTTTACACGCACACCTTACCTACTCACACACAATTTACCCTCCCACTCACATGCTCACACACCATTCACACAGTTCACATTCATACACATATCTACCCATCCattcacacatatatgcacacactcacactcatacCTACACATTTACCCTCACACATACCATTCACACCCACAGGTTCACACATTCACccactcacacctgtcatcctctCATTCACGTGCTCACAAAATGGTCACACAGTTTACCCCTCACACCCACATGCTCACCCATTCACACACCATTCACACTCACAGATTCATACACATTCACCTACTCAGACACATCATCCACCCattcacatgctcacacacacgtTCACACAGGCATGTGCCCTTCACACTCATAAGCTCACCATCACATACCCTTCACACCCACAGgttcacacacacattcacatgctCCCACTCactcccctcacacacacatgctgatTTACATAGCCacttgcacatgtacacacacactcacattcgCACAGGTTCACCCATTCACACACACTCGACACATTTACCCTCACATTCACCCACTCACCATTCCCACTCACCAGTTCACATGCACTCACCCAAGCTCACACTTGACCATGGACACACCCTCAAACATAGGTGCTCATACACACATGAGCCAATGCACACTGACCTAGCCATTCATACTCAAACACATCCTCACATACCCACACAGCTCTACACATACCCACTTTcttacacattcacacacagacCTATAGACACATTCAAACACATCCATTCTCACATCCTCAAAAACACCTGTGGCCACTTCCTCACTCACACACAAAGTCGATGCCAACTGCAGGGAAAAACGTGGCGTCAGCTGGGGTCTCGCTGGAGGCTCTCCCTGCCTTCGCCCTCTCTGTCCTGTCTCGTTTCCACCCTCATATTCTGGGGACCTTGA